The following proteins come from a genomic window of Sorex araneus isolate mSorAra2 chromosome 1, mSorAra2.pri, whole genome shotgun sequence:
- the DNAJC2 gene encoding dnaJ homolog subfamily C member 2 isoform X2, which translates to MLKTLDPKDWKNQDHYAVLGLGHVRYKATQRQIKAAHKAMVLKHHPDKRKAAGEPIKEGDNDYFTCITKAYEMLSDPVKRRAFNSVDPTFDNSVPSKSEAKDNFFEVFSPVFERNSRWSNKKNVPKLGDMNSSFEDVDAFYSFWYNFDSWREFSYLDEEEKEKAECRDERRWIEKQNRATRAQRKKEEMNRIRTLVDNAYSCDPRIKKFKEEEKAKKEAEKKAKAEAKRKEQEAKEKQRQAELEAARLAKEKEDEEVRQQALLAKKEKDIQKKAIKKERQKLRNSCKTWNHFSDNEAERVKMMEEVEKLCDRLELASLQCLNETLTSCTKEVGKAALEKQIEEINEQIRKEKEEAEARMRQASKNAEKSTGGGGIGSKNWSEDDLQLLIKAVNLFPAGTNSRWEVIANYMNIHSSSGVKRTAKDVIGKAKSLQKLDPHQKDDINKKAFDKFKKEHGVVPQADNATPSERFEGPCTDFTPWTTEEQKLLEQALKTYPVNTPERWEKIAEAVPGRTKKDCMKRYKELVEMVKAKKAAQEQVLNASRAKK; encoded by the exons ATGCTGAAAACACTTGATCCCAAAGACTGGAAG aatcaGGATCATTATGCAGTACTTGGACTTGGCCACGTAAGGTACAAAGCTACACAGAGACAAATCAAAGCTGCTC ATAAAGCTATGGTTCTAAAACATCACCCAGACAAACGGAAAGCAGCTGGTGAACCAATAAAAGAAGGCGATAATGACTATTTCACTTGCATAACAAAAG CTTATGAAATGTTATCAGATCCAGTGAAAAGACGAGCATTCAACAGTGTAGATCCTACTTTTGATAACTCAGTTCCATCTAAAAGTGAAGCAAAGGACAATTTCTTTGAAGTGTTTTCCCCAGTGTTTGAAAGAAATTCCCG AtggtcaaataaaaaaaatgttcctaaaCTTGGTGATATGAATTCATCATTTGAAGATGTAGatgcattttattctttctg GTATAATTTTGATTCTTGGAGagaattttcttatttagatgaagaagaaaaagaaaaagcagaatg tCGTGATGAGAGGAGATGGATTGAAAAGCAGAACAGAGCAACAagggcacaaagaaagaaagaagaaatgaacagaataagAACATTAGTTG ATAATGCATATAGCTGTGATCCAAggataaagaaatttaaagaagaagaaaaagccaagaaagaagcagaaaagaaagcaaaagccgAAGCTAAACGGAAGGAgcaggaagcaaaagaaaaa CAAAGACAGGCTGAACTAGAAGCTGCTCGATTAGCTAAAGAGAAAGAAGACGAGGAAGTCAGACAACAGGCATTAttggcaaaaaaggaaaaagatattcagaaaaaggctataaaaaaggaaagacaaaaacttCGAAACTCATGCAAG ACCTGGAATCACTTTTCTGACAATGAAGCTGAGCGGGTTAAAATGATGGAAGAAGTGGAAAAACTATGTGATCGGCTTGAGTTAGCAAG TTTACAGTGCTTGAATGAAACACTTACATCCTGTACAAAAGAAGTAGGAAAGGCTGCTCTGGAGAAACAG ATAGAAGAAATAAATGAGCAAattaggaaagagaaggaggaagctgAGGCTCGTATGCGTCAAGCATCTAAGAATGCAGAGAAATCAACTGGTGGAGGTGGAATTGGCAGTAAAAACTGGTCAGAGGATGATCTGCAATTACTAATTAAAGCTGTGAACCTCTTCCCTGCTGGAACAAATTCAAG ATGGGAAGTTATTGCGAATTACATGAACATTCATTCTTCTTCTGGAGTCAAAAGAACGGCCAAAGATGTTATTGGCAAAGCAAAGAGTCTTCAAAAACTTG accCTCACCAAAAAGATGACATAAACAAAAAGGCATTTGATAAATTTAAGAAAGAACATGGGGTGGTGCCTCAGGCAGACAATGCAACACCTTCGGAGAGATTTGAAG GTCCTTGCACAGATTTCACCCCTTGGACAACAGAAGAACAGAAGCTTCTGGAACAAGCTTTGAAAACGTACCCAGTAAATACTCCTGAAAGATGGGAAAAAATAGCAGAAGCAGTGCCTGGCAGGACAAAGAAGGACTGCATGAAACGATACAAG GAACTTGTCGAGATGGTGAAAGCAAAGAAAGCTGCTCAAGAGCAAGTGCTGAATGCAAGTAGAGCCAAGAAATGA
- the DNAJC2 gene encoding dnaJ homolog subfamily C member 2 isoform X1 — MLLLPSAADGQGTAVAHALTSASTLCQVEPVGRWFEAFVKRRNRNASTSFQELEDKKELSEESEDEELQLEEFPMLKTLDPKDWKNQDHYAVLGLGHVRYKATQRQIKAAHKAMVLKHHPDKRKAAGEPIKEGDNDYFTCITKAYEMLSDPVKRRAFNSVDPTFDNSVPSKSEAKDNFFEVFSPVFERNSRWSNKKNVPKLGDMNSSFEDVDAFYSFWYNFDSWREFSYLDEEEKEKAECRDERRWIEKQNRATRAQRKKEEMNRIRTLVDNAYSCDPRIKKFKEEEKAKKEAEKKAKAEAKRKEQEAKEKQRQAELEAARLAKEKEDEEVRQQALLAKKEKDIQKKAIKKERQKLRNSCKTWNHFSDNEAERVKMMEEVEKLCDRLELASLQCLNETLTSCTKEVGKAALEKQIEEINEQIRKEKEEAEARMRQASKNAEKSTGGGGIGSKNWSEDDLQLLIKAVNLFPAGTNSRWEVIANYMNIHSSSGVKRTAKDVIGKAKSLQKLDPHQKDDINKKAFDKFKKEHGVVPQADNATPSERFEGPCTDFTPWTTEEQKLLEQALKTYPVNTPERWEKIAEAVPGRTKKDCMKRYKELVEMVKAKKAAQEQVLNASRAKK, encoded by the exons GGAATCAGAAGATGAAGAATTGCAGTTGGAAGAGTTTCCCATGCTGAAAACACTTGATCCCAAAGACTGGAAG aatcaGGATCATTATGCAGTACTTGGACTTGGCCACGTAAGGTACAAAGCTACACAGAGACAAATCAAAGCTGCTC ATAAAGCTATGGTTCTAAAACATCACCCAGACAAACGGAAAGCAGCTGGTGAACCAATAAAAGAAGGCGATAATGACTATTTCACTTGCATAACAAAAG CTTATGAAATGTTATCAGATCCAGTGAAAAGACGAGCATTCAACAGTGTAGATCCTACTTTTGATAACTCAGTTCCATCTAAAAGTGAAGCAAAGGACAATTTCTTTGAAGTGTTTTCCCCAGTGTTTGAAAGAAATTCCCG AtggtcaaataaaaaaaatgttcctaaaCTTGGTGATATGAATTCATCATTTGAAGATGTAGatgcattttattctttctg GTATAATTTTGATTCTTGGAGagaattttcttatttagatgaagaagaaaaagaaaaagcagaatg tCGTGATGAGAGGAGATGGATTGAAAAGCAGAACAGAGCAACAagggcacaaagaaagaaagaagaaatgaacagaataagAACATTAGTTG ATAATGCATATAGCTGTGATCCAAggataaagaaatttaaagaagaagaaaaagccaagaaagaagcagaaaagaaagcaaaagccgAAGCTAAACGGAAGGAgcaggaagcaaaagaaaaa CAAAGACAGGCTGAACTAGAAGCTGCTCGATTAGCTAAAGAGAAAGAAGACGAGGAAGTCAGACAACAGGCATTAttggcaaaaaaggaaaaagatattcagaaaaaggctataaaaaaggaaagacaaaaacttCGAAACTCATGCAAG ACCTGGAATCACTTTTCTGACAATGAAGCTGAGCGGGTTAAAATGATGGAAGAAGTGGAAAAACTATGTGATCGGCTTGAGTTAGCAAG TTTACAGTGCTTGAATGAAACACTTACATCCTGTACAAAAGAAGTAGGAAAGGCTGCTCTGGAGAAACAG ATAGAAGAAATAAATGAGCAAattaggaaagagaaggaggaagctgAGGCTCGTATGCGTCAAGCATCTAAGAATGCAGAGAAATCAACTGGTGGAGGTGGAATTGGCAGTAAAAACTGGTCAGAGGATGATCTGCAATTACTAATTAAAGCTGTGAACCTCTTCCCTGCTGGAACAAATTCAAG ATGGGAAGTTATTGCGAATTACATGAACATTCATTCTTCTTCTGGAGTCAAAAGAACGGCCAAAGATGTTATTGGCAAAGCAAAGAGTCTTCAAAAACTTG accCTCACCAAAAAGATGACATAAACAAAAAGGCATTTGATAAATTTAAGAAAGAACATGGGGTGGTGCCTCAGGCAGACAATGCAACACCTTCGGAGAGATTTGAAG GTCCTTGCACAGATTTCACCCCTTGGACAACAGAAGAACAGAAGCTTCTGGAACAAGCTTTGAAAACGTACCCAGTAAATACTCCTGAAAGATGGGAAAAAATAGCAGAAGCAGTGCCTGGCAGGACAAAGAAGGACTGCATGAAACGATACAAG GAACTTGTCGAGATGGTGAAAGCAAAGAAAGCTGCTCAAGAGCAAGTGCTGAATGCAAGTAGAGCCAAGAAATGA